From a region of the Rhizobium bangladeshense genome:
- a CDS encoding DUF3991 and toprim domain-containing protein, translating into MEADRRAIGSKMERREIEALREQVSCAAVLEQARFAIDIKESTRRAVKFRRGGEIIIVTHEGRGWFNPLSDAKGDVFGLVEHLDHVGFLEGAEKVADLVGFEITEPEWQPARRGEGFNLSFPNRWQARRSPWPGSSTWRYLNSVRWLPAPLLHAAINADLLREGPYGSMWAAHTDNAGVVTGWEARGPQYRGFASGGTKVLFRIGLDTALRLAVTEAAIDAMSLAAIEGLRDGTLYLSTGGGWSSATQAALRELASRPDARLLAATDANSQGDLFAERLRALAEDTGCDWTRLRPPKEDWNETLKVREKQKRERKESGVPHSHRPRQGRLRPAEPALDPAGRDAGGSEGVMKD; encoded by the coding sequence ATGGAGGCCGATCGCCGGGCGATCGGGAGCAAAATGGAAAGAAGAGAGATAGAGGCGCTGCGTGAGCAGGTGAGCTGCGCGGCCGTTCTTGAACAGGCGAGGTTCGCCATTGACATCAAGGAAAGCACCCGGCGGGCAGTCAAGTTTCGCCGTGGTGGTGAGATCATCATCGTCACGCATGAGGGGCGCGGATGGTTCAATCCGCTAAGCGATGCGAAAGGCGATGTCTTCGGGCTTGTCGAGCATCTCGATCATGTCGGTTTTCTCGAAGGCGCCGAAAAGGTCGCGGATCTCGTTGGTTTCGAGATCACGGAACCGGAGTGGCAGCCTGCGAGGCGTGGTGAAGGATTCAACCTCTCTTTCCCTAATCGTTGGCAGGCGCGCCGCAGCCCATGGCCCGGATCATCGACATGGCGCTACCTTAATAGTGTGCGCTGGCTGCCGGCGCCTTTGCTCCATGCGGCGATCAACGCCGACCTGCTTCGGGAAGGCCCCTATGGCAGCATGTGGGCAGCTCATACGGACAATGCTGGCGTGGTGACCGGCTGGGAGGCACGGGGCCCACAATACCGGGGGTTCGCCTCTGGCGGAACGAAGGTTCTCTTCCGTATCGGGTTGGATACTGCGTTGCGCCTGGCCGTCACCGAAGCCGCGATCGACGCCATGAGCCTTGCGGCGATCGAGGGGTTGCGCGACGGCACGCTTTATCTCAGCACCGGCGGTGGATGGTCGTCGGCCACGCAAGCCGCGCTGCGGGAATTGGCCTCCCGACCTGACGCCCGGCTGCTCGCGGCGACGGACGCCAATTCTCAGGGGGATCTGTTTGCGGAGCGGTTGCGGGCGCTCGCCGAGGATACCGGGTGCGACTGGACGCGGCTGCGCCCTCCCAAGGAGGATTGGAACGAGACCCTGAAAGTCAGGGAAAAGCAAAAACGGGAAAGAAAGGAAAGTGGCGTGCCGCATTCGCACCGCCCGCGTCAAGGGAGGCTTCGCCCGGCGGAGCCGGCCCTTGACCCGGCCGGTCGCGATGCCGGCGGCTCGGAAGGTGTCATGAAGGACTGA
- a CDS encoding DUF1419 domain-containing protein translates to MIPSPAIAKVFQGVASRQQIFRMFDRHAQRPNRWVGDAAPLYSGEWFGIGETEHDYMFEILPPLWIRGSMFAMREFMSCSVTSVFFALRIDEVIRYFHGYCDLSERAFVETMRVAIIERESRPVRTMTRQERLDELTEKEVTAKLPVHLRHLPSPIAA, encoded by the coding sequence ATGATCCCCTCTCCCGCAATCGCCAAGGTTTTTCAGGGTGTCGCAAGCCGCCAGCAGATCTTCCGCATGTTCGATCGCCACGCCCAGCGCCCGAACCGTTGGGTCGGTGATGCCGCGCCACTTTACTCGGGCGAATGGTTCGGGATCGGCGAGACCGAACATGATTATATGTTCGAGATCCTGCCTCCGTTGTGGATCCGAGGGTCCATGTTCGCGATGCGCGAATTCATGTCCTGCTCGGTGACATCAGTGTTCTTCGCGCTCAGGATCGACGAGGTCATCCGCTATTTCCATGGCTATTGCGATCTTTCCGAAAGGGCATTCGTCGAAACGATGCGCGTCGCCATCATCGAGCGAGAAAGCCGTCCGGTCCGGACGATGACGCGCCAAGAGCGGCTCGACGAGCTCACCGAGAAGGAGGTCACTGCGAAGCTGCCGGTGCATCTTCGCCACCTTCCCTCCCCGATCGCCGCGTGA
- a CDS encoding DUF3085 domain-containing protein — MFTFSVVEVDAVIARGRTDAEANGGFRNPYYGLLPGKDERPGLWVVGDEGVYLLSNGKLAEGQRALAVYAEECDPKTNPDYWHYKRRYLGGDDGIVFIDSESLEAMLSTNPEATHLRAEFATETMQLSVITRS, encoded by the coding sequence ATGTTCACTTTCAGCGTGGTCGAGGTCGATGCGGTGATCGCGCGCGGACGCACGGACGCGGAAGCCAATGGCGGCTTCCGCAATCCGTATTATGGACTCCTCCCAGGCAAGGACGAACGGCCCGGCCTGTGGGTCGTCGGCGACGAAGGCGTCTATTTGCTTTCCAACGGAAAATTGGCGGAGGGCCAAAGAGCGCTCGCGGTCTATGCCGAGGAGTGCGATCCGAAGACCAATCCGGACTACTGGCACTACAAGCGCCGGTATCTCGGGGGAGACGACGGCATCGTCTTCATCGACTCTGAGAGCCTGGAAGCCATGCTTTCCACAAACCCGGAAGCCACGCATCTGCGGGCGGAGTTTGCGACGGAAACAATGCAGCTCTCCGTAATCACACGCTCGTAG
- a CDS encoding DEAD/DEAH box helicase family protein: protein MSHDPFTLDMFGSSALSSGLRLSVTAFGGFAANDDDPDPPPPSPTPALPLPAAKRPATRRQGERTNFYLNDGDDRGLAATWKERAKANLAAILTATEIEKQDRPATRDEQARLIRFIGFGASELANGMFRRLGEVDFREGWDDLGSSLESAVTDADYASLARCTQYAHFTPEFIVRAIWAALQRLGWRGGRVLEPGIGTGLFPALMPTALRDTSHVTGIELDPVTARIARLLQPKARVINADFARIELNAIYDLAIGNPPFSDRTVRSDRHYRPLGLRLHDYFIARSIDLLKPGALAAFVTSSGTMDKADATAREHIARSADLIAAVRLPEGSFRADAGTDVVVDILFFRKRRIAEPEGELSWLDLEEVRPATSDDGAIRVNRWFARHPHLVLGEHALTSGPFGETYTCRPRAGEDLETALMAVIALLPEDLYDGEPTQIDIDLEEELGEIVDLRSGNDKVREGSFFINNRHGLMQMIDGVPLAVSVRKGRSGDGLPEKHVRIIKKLIPIRDAVRDVLKAQELDRPWRDLQVRLRIAWSSFVRDFGPINHTTVSISDDEESGEVGETHRRSNLQPFLDDPDCWLVASIEDYDLETDTAKPGPIFSERVISPPAPPVITSAADALAVVLNERGRVDPEHIAELLHRDPGAVIGQLGDAIFRDPADGSWQTSDAYLSGPVRTKLTVAEAAAALDPLYERNVRALQGVQPADLRPSDITARLGAPWIPAADIVAFVRETMDVDIRIHHMPELGSWTVEVRQLGYNATGTSEWGTRRRHAGELLADALNSRVPQIFDVFKDVGGERRVLNVVDTEAARDKLQKIKQAFQSWVWTDPDRTDRLARVYNDRFNNIAPRKFDGSHLKLPGASGAFVLYGHQKRGIWRIISAGSTYLAHAVGAGKTMTMAAAIMEQRRLGLIAKAMLVVPGHCLAQAAREFLALYPNARILVADETNFTKDKRARFLSRAATATWDAVIITHSAFRFIAVPSVFESQMIHDELELYEDILTKVDSEDRVSRKRLERLKEGLQERLEALSTRKDDLLTISEIGVDQIIVDEAQEFRKLSFATNMSTLKGIDPNGSQRAWDLYVKSRYIESKNPGRALVLASGTPITNTLGEMFSIQRLLGHEALRERGLHEFDAWASTFGDTTTELEIQPSGKYKPVSRFASFVNVPELIAMFRSFADVVMPEDLKQYVKVPALSTGRRQILAARPTPAFKFYQQILDSRIKAIEMREGPAQPGDDILLSVITDGRHAAIDLRLVIPANHNEPDNKLNLLIENAFRIWKETSENTYLRPDGKPYEIAGAAQMIFSDLGTINAEKTRGFSAYRWIRDELVRLGVPPSEIAYIQDFKKTEAKQRLFGDVRSGKVRFLIGSSEMMGTGVNAQLRLKALHHLDVPWLPSQIEQREGRIVRQGNQHDVVDIFAYATQGSLDASMWQNNERKARFIAAALSGDTSIRRLDDLGEGQANQFAMAKAIASGDERLMQKAGLEADIARLERLRAAYDDDLFAVRRQVRDAERDIEVSTRRIGDIGKDVQRLVPTAGDAFTMTVTGVSYDERKEAGRALMKEILTLVQLQQEGEIVIASIGGFDLVYDGERFGRSDGYRYTTMLQRTGADYEIDLAVTVTPLGAVSRLEHALDDFDGERERYRQRLEEARRRLASYQNRECGEFAFAGELGENRRQLRDVEAELAAEAREAGTSAR from the coding sequence ATGTCCCACGATCCCTTCACCCTCGATATGTTCGGCAGCAGCGCATTGTCGTCCGGCCTTCGCCTCAGCGTCACTGCGTTTGGCGGTTTCGCCGCCAATGACGACGATCCCGATCCGCCGCCCCCCTCCCCCACGCCGGCATTGCCTCTGCCAGCTGCGAAGCGGCCGGCGACGCGGAGACAAGGCGAGCGAACCAACTTCTATCTCAACGACGGCGACGACCGCGGCTTGGCCGCGACCTGGAAGGAGCGGGCGAAGGCAAATCTTGCGGCCATCCTGACTGCCACCGAGATCGAAAAGCAAGATCGACCCGCCACCCGTGACGAGCAGGCGAGGCTGATCCGCTTCATCGGTTTTGGCGCATCGGAACTCGCAAACGGCATGTTCCGGCGTCTAGGCGAAGTCGACTTCCGGGAAGGCTGGGACGACCTCGGCAGTTCGCTGGAAAGCGCCGTCACCGATGCCGACTATGCTTCGCTCGCGCGCTGTACCCAGTATGCTCACTTCACCCCCGAGTTCATCGTCCGCGCAATCTGGGCGGCCCTTCAGCGACTCGGCTGGCGTGGCGGACGTGTTCTGGAGCCAGGGATCGGCACCGGACTGTTTCCGGCGCTGATGCCAACAGCTCTCAGGGATACCAGCCATGTTACCGGAATCGAACTCGATCCGGTGACGGCACGGATTGCCCGGCTGCTTCAGCCGAAGGCGCGCGTCATCAACGCCGACTTCGCGCGCATCGAACTCAACGCGATCTATGATCTCGCGATCGGCAATCCTCCCTTTTCCGATCGCACGGTTCGGTCGGACCGGCACTACCGTCCGCTCGGTCTGCGGCTGCACGACTACTTCATCGCCCGGTCGATCGATCTCTTGAAGCCTGGCGCACTCGCCGCTTTCGTCACGAGTTCGGGCACGATGGACAAGGCGGACGCGACGGCCCGCGAGCATATCGCCAGATCCGCCGATCTGATCGCCGCCGTCCGCCTGCCCGAGGGCAGCTTCCGGGCAGATGCCGGCACGGACGTAGTGGTGGACATCCTGTTCTTCCGCAAGCGCCGGATTGCCGAGCCGGAGGGCGAGCTGTCGTGGCTCGATCTGGAGGAGGTGCGCCCGGCCACATCCGACGACGGTGCAATCCGAGTGAACCGCTGGTTCGCGCGGCACCCGCACCTCGTGCTCGGCGAGCACGCCCTAACGTCTGGCCCGTTCGGCGAGACCTATACGTGCCGGCCACGCGCCGGTGAAGATCTCGAAACGGCACTGATGGCCGTGATCGCTCTTCTTCCGGAGGATCTGTATGACGGCGAGCCGACGCAGATCGACATCGATCTGGAAGAGGAGTTGGGCGAGATCGTCGATCTCCGCTCCGGCAACGACAAGGTCCGCGAGGGCAGCTTCTTCATCAATAACCGCCACGGCCTCATGCAAATGATCGACGGAGTGCCGCTCGCGGTTTCGGTGCGGAAAGGCCGGTCAGGCGACGGCCTGCCCGAAAAGCATGTCCGGATCATTAAGAAGCTGATTCCGATCCGCGACGCAGTGCGCGATGTTCTCAAAGCGCAGGAGTTGGACCGACCGTGGCGGGATCTGCAGGTTCGGCTGCGCATCGCCTGGTCGAGTTTTGTGCGCGACTTCGGGCCGATCAACCATACGACGGTTTCGATCTCGGACGATGAGGAAAGCGGCGAGGTCGGCGAAACCCATCGCCGGTCCAATCTCCAGCCGTTCCTGGACGACCCGGATTGCTGGCTGGTGGCCTCGATCGAGGACTACGACCTCGAAACCGATACGGCAAAGCCCGGTCCGATTTTCTCTGAGCGGGTGATTTCCCCTCCTGCACCACCCGTCATAACCTCAGCGGCCGATGCGCTCGCCGTCGTTCTCAACGAGCGTGGCCGCGTCGATCCCGAGCATATTGCCGAGCTGCTGCATCGCGATCCCGGCGCTGTGATCGGCCAGCTCGGGGACGCCATCTTCCGCGATCCCGCCGACGGGTCATGGCAGACCTCTGACGCCTATCTCTCTGGCCCGGTCCGCACGAAGCTCACGGTCGCCGAAGCGGCGGCGGCGCTCGATCCGTTATATGAGCGCAATGTCCGAGCGCTGCAGGGCGTCCAGCCCGCAGACCTCCGGCCGTCGGATATCACCGCGCGTCTCGGCGCGCCCTGGATCCCGGCTGCCGATATCGTCGCCTTCGTCAGGGAGACGATGGATGTCGACATCAGAATCCATCATATGCCGGAACTCGGATCCTGGACCGTCGAGGTACGGCAGCTTGGCTATAACGCCACCGGCACCTCCGAATGGGGCACAAGGCGGCGCCATGCCGGCGAACTGCTGGCCGATGCGCTGAACAGCCGGGTTCCGCAGATCTTTGACGTGTTCAAGGATGTTGGTGGCGAGCGCCGCGTTCTGAACGTCGTTGATACCGAAGCGGCCCGCGACAAGCTGCAGAAGATCAAGCAAGCATTCCAGTCCTGGGTCTGGACCGATCCGGACCGCACCGACCGGCTGGCGCGAGTCTACAATGACCGGTTCAACAACATCGCGCCGCGAAAGTTCGACGGCTCCCACCTGAAACTGCCCGGCGCCTCTGGCGCCTTTGTTCTGTATGGGCACCAGAAGCGCGGCATCTGGCGCATTATTTCTGCCGGGTCGACCTATCTCGCCCATGCCGTCGGTGCCGGCAAGACGATGACGATGGCCGCGGCAATCATGGAGCAGCGCCGTCTCGGCCTGATCGCCAAGGCGATGCTGGTTGTGCCAGGCCATTGCCTCGCACAGGCAGCGCGCGAGTTCCTCGCCCTTTATCCGAACGCCCGTATCCTCGTCGCCGACGAAACCAACTTCACCAAGGACAAGCGGGCACGTTTCCTGTCGCGCGCCGCCACGGCCACCTGGGATGCTGTTATCATCACCCATTCGGCCTTCAGGTTCATCGCCGTTCCGTCGGTGTTCGAGAGCCAAATGATCCATGATGAGCTCGAGCTCTATGAGGATATTCTGACCAAGGTGGACAGCGAGGATCGGGTGTCGCGCAAGCGGCTCGAGCGCCTGAAGGAAGGTTTGCAAGAGCGGTTGGAAGCGCTCTCAACCCGCAAGGACGACCTTCTCACGATCTCGGAAATCGGCGTCGATCAGATCATTGTCGACGAGGCGCAGGAATTCCGCAAACTCTCTTTTGCGACGAATATGTCGACACTGAAAGGCATCGACCCGAACGGATCGCAGCGGGCCTGGGACCTCTATGTCAAGTCTCGCTATATCGAGAGCAAGAATCCCGGCCGCGCGCTGGTGTTGGCCTCCGGCACGCCAATCACCAACACGCTCGGTGAGATGTTCTCGATCCAGCGCCTGCTCGGCCACGAGGCGCTCCGCGAACGCGGGCTTCACGAATTCGACGCCTGGGCCTCGACCTTCGGCGACACGACGACCGAACTCGAAATCCAGCCGTCCGGCAAATACAAGCCGGTCAGCCGGTTTGCGAGCTTCGTCAACGTGCCGGAGTTGATCGCCATGTTCCGCTCCTTCGCCGACGTGGTGATGCCGGAGGACCTGAAACAATATGTGAAGGTCCCGGCACTCTCGACCGGTCGGCGGCAGATTCTCGCGGCCAGGCCGACGCCGGCCTTCAAATTTTATCAGCAGATCCTCGACAGCCGCATCAAGGCGATCGAGATGCGCGAGGGGCCGGCCCAGCCCGGCGACGACATCCTGTTATCCGTCATCACCGACGGGCGCCACGCGGCGATCGACCTGCGGCTGGTCATTCCGGCAAACCACAACGAGCCGGACAACAAGCTCAACCTGCTCATCGAGAACGCCTTTCGCATCTGGAAGGAAACGAGTGAAAACACCTATCTTCGCCCGGACGGCAAGCCCTATGAGATTGCCGGCGCTGCGCAGATGATCTTCTCCGATCTCGGCACCATCAATGCCGAGAAGACGCGCGGCTTCAGCGCCTATCGCTGGATTCGCGACGAGTTGGTCCGACTTGGTGTCCCGCCATCGGAAATCGCCTATATTCAGGACTTCAAGAAGACCGAGGCAAAGCAACGCCTGTTCGGTGACGTCCGTTCGGGCAAAGTTCGTTTCCTGATCGGCAGTTCCGAAATGATGGGCACCGGCGTCAACGCCCAACTCAGATTGAAGGCGCTGCATCACCTTGATGTGCCGTGGCTGCCGTCACAGATCGAGCAGCGCGAGGGCCGCATCGTCCGGCAGGGCAATCAGCACGATGTCGTCGACATCTTCGCCTACGCCACGCAAGGGTCACTTGATGCCTCCATGTGGCAGAACAACGAGCGCAAGGCCCGGTTCATCGCTGCGGCTCTTTCCGGCGATACATCGATCCGCAGGCTGGACGATCTCGGCGAAGGCCAGGCCAACCAGTTCGCCATGGCCAAGGCGATTGCCTCGGGCGACGAACGCCTGATGCAGAAGGCCGGACTCGAAGCCGATATCGCTCGTCTCGAGCGGTTACGCGCCGCCTATGATGACGACCTGTTCGCAGTGCGCCGGCAGGTCCGGGACGCCGAACGCGACATTGAGGTGTCGACCCGGCGCATCGGCGACATCGGCAAGGATGTCCAACGGCTGGTTCCGACTGCGGGAGATGCCTTCACGATGACCGTCACGGGCGTTTCATACGACGAGCGAAAGGAAGCCGGCCGCGCGCTGATGAAGGAAATCCTTACCCTCGTCCAGCTTCAACAGGAGGGTGAGATCGTCATCGCTTCCATTGGTGGCTTCGATCTCGTCTATGATGGCGAGCGGTTCGGCAGGTCTGACGGCTATCGCTACACGACCATGCTTCAGCGCACGGGCGCGGATTACGAGATCGATCTCGCTGTCACGGTGACGCCACTCGGCGCGGTCTCCCGCCTTGAGCACGCGCTCGACGACTTCGACGGGGAGCGGGAACGTTATCGCCAGCGGCTGGAGGAGGCGCGCAGACGTCTTGCCTCATACCAAAACCGTGAGTGTGGCGAATTCGCGTTTGCCGGGGAACTGGGCGAAAACCGTCGCCAGCTCCGGGACGTTGAGGCGGAACTCGCAGCCGAGGCGCGCGAGGCAGGTACCTCTGCCAGGTAA
- a CDS encoding ParB/RepB/Spo0J family partition protein, producing the protein MQLMKVDPRALKENPDNTRQSTSTPQADALLLATIKAVGIIQPPVIFAEAGGNGYVIEAGHRRTRMAIAAGIEEIDVIVVEAANDNGAMRSMIENIAREPLNPIDQWRGIERLIALGWTEEAIAVALALPVRQIRKLRLLANVLPAMLDHMARGDMPSEQQLRTISAASLDDQKEVWKAHKPKKGDTASWWAIANGLTKTRMFARDASFGDDLRQAYGIEWAEDLFGPADEDNRYTTNVEAFLGAQQEWMSSNLPKKGAIVEVSNFGQPQLPPKAERVYGKPGKGDCTAMYLDRDGKVQTAHFRMPEVRQVKGSADPTALGGEDGNEGIDVAAKTRPDVTRNGLDMIGDFRTDALHEALARAPIEDDTLMALLVLAFAGQNVSVDSGSETSNHLYGSRRFARHAVRLIGESGKLEFATDTLRVVARLTLIDALSARTNRTDSGIVARIAGDAIGADTYLPNMGTEQFLACLSRPALEASCGGTSVVPRPRVRDTRAALVEHFKDERFVHPSALFAPDDAKLAEWLAKNMDKNGEDHEASAEGAVGGIEHGAVDEAEPSVEDDAEANPHVPEAQDDGNAADADLEDLVDAGADTSPEDSNTAYGIAAE; encoded by the coding sequence ATGCAACTCATGAAGGTCGATCCGCGTGCGCTGAAGGAGAATCCCGACAACACCCGCCAGTCGACGTCGACGCCCCAGGCCGACGCGCTGCTGCTTGCGACCATCAAGGCCGTCGGCATCATCCAGCCGCCCGTCATTTTCGCCGAAGCCGGCGGCAACGGCTATGTCATCGAAGCCGGTCACCGGCGCACCCGCATGGCGATCGCCGCCGGCATCGAAGAAATCGATGTTATCGTCGTCGAGGCGGCCAACGACAATGGCGCGATGCGTTCGATGATCGAAAACATCGCGCGCGAGCCGCTCAATCCGATCGATCAATGGCGTGGCATCGAGCGCCTCATTGCACTCGGTTGGACCGAGGAGGCCATTGCGGTCGCGCTGGCACTGCCGGTCAGACAAATCCGCAAGCTTCGCCTGCTCGCCAACGTGCTGCCGGCGATGCTCGATCACATGGCCAGGGGCGACATGCCGAGCGAGCAGCAGCTGCGCACGATTTCCGCGGCGTCACTCGATGACCAGAAGGAAGTCTGGAAGGCCCACAAGCCGAAGAAGGGTGACACGGCGTCCTGGTGGGCGATTGCCAACGGCCTCACCAAGACCCGCATGTTCGCGCGCGATGCGAGTTTCGGCGACGATCTCCGCCAGGCCTACGGCATCGAGTGGGCGGAAGACCTGTTCGGCCCGGCCGACGAGGATAACCGCTACACCACCAACGTCGAAGCATTCCTCGGTGCGCAGCAGGAATGGATGAGTAGCAATCTTCCCAAGAAGGGCGCCATCGTCGAAGTCAGCAATTTCGGCCAGCCGCAATTGCCGCCGAAGGCGGAGCGCGTCTACGGCAAGCCCGGCAAGGGCGATTGCACCGCCATGTATCTCGACCGTGACGGCAAGGTGCAGACTGCTCACTTCCGGATGCCGGAGGTCAGACAAGTCAAGGGCAGCGCCGATCCGACCGCGCTCGGCGGCGAGGACGGAAACGAGGGTATCGACGTTGCAGCCAAGACCCGGCCCGACGTGACTCGAAACGGCCTCGACATGATCGGCGATTTCCGCACAGACGCTCTGCACGAGGCATTAGCACGAGCGCCGATCGAGGACGATACGCTCATGGCGCTGCTCGTCCTCGCATTCGCCGGGCAGAACGTCTCGGTCGATTCCGGCTCCGAAACCTCCAACCATCTCTACGGCTCCAGGCGTTTCGCCCGGCACGCCGTCCGGCTGATCGGTGAAAGCGGCAAGCTGGAGTTCGCCACGGATACGCTTCGTGTCGTGGCCAGGTTGACCCTGATCGACGCACTGTCGGCGCGGACCAACCGCACGGACAGCGGCATTGTCGCCCGGATCGCCGGCGATGCCATCGGCGCCGACACCTATCTTCCGAACATGGGCACGGAGCAATTCCTCGCGTGCCTCTCCCGCCCGGCGTTGGAAGCGTCCTGCGGCGGCACGAGTGTCGTTCCCCGCCCGCGTGTCAGGGACACCCGCGCTGCCCTAGTCGAGCACTTCAAGGATGAACGCTTCGTACATCCGTCTGCCCTCTTCGCACCCGATGACGCAAAGCTGGCCGAGTGGCTGGCTAAGAACATGGACAAAAATGGCGAGGACCACGAAGCGTCCGCCGAAGGGGCGGTCGGCGGCATCGAGCACGGCGCCGTCGATGAGGCTGAGCCGTCGGTCGAGGACGACGCGGAGGCCAATCCGCATGTTCCGGAAGCCCAGGACGACGGCAATGCGGCGGACGCCGACCTCGAAGACCTGGTCGATGCCGGCGCTGACACCAGCCCTGAGGATTCCAATACCGCTTACGGAATTGCGGCCGAGTAA
- a CDS encoding DUF7007 domain-containing protein yields MNTPALQAKAASIPEGSGVAFGRSADDMPVARVGDFVFAMVPGRDGQHFLASAWRVSRQLYELNRDDFYSHHGAVADEPEFRARMIEQAEHVRDLRALDRQTVRMNCSTPWGPSQGATVYAEGIVAHTTAGHGGFKLSNERNAKIHPMLGCANGWYEEDAAWAAVALTYPSLFTACERKCADRTVRDTSPNAWEAIFGRLLAPGESHEKDRRAFERESAGDWIVISALRSGHHAGMTEVIATIGGARATDAEERRFLVPSDEYEVGRFGFVIDPADHAAYDGSSSFINWQARVTGP; encoded by the coding sequence ATGAACACGCCTGCTCTCCAAGCCAAAGCAGCTTCCATCCCTGAAGGTTCAGGGGTGGCCTTCGGTCGCAGCGCCGATGACATGCCCGTCGCCCGTGTCGGCGATTTCGTCTTCGCCATGGTGCCGGGACGTGACGGCCAGCATTTTCTCGCCAGCGCCTGGCGTGTGTCACGGCAGCTTTACGAGCTCAATCGCGACGACTTCTACTCGCATCATGGCGCCGTTGCGGACGAGCCGGAATTTCGGGCACGGATGATCGAGCAGGCCGAGCACGTCCGAGACCTCCGGGCGCTCGACCGACAAACTGTCCGGATGAACTGCTCCACCCCCTGGGGACCGTCGCAGGGCGCCACCGTCTACGCGGAGGGTATCGTCGCTCACACCACTGCCGGGCATGGCGGGTTCAAGCTGTCCAACGAGCGCAATGCCAAGATCCATCCGATGCTGGGTTGCGCCAATGGCTGGTACGAGGAAGATGCCGCGTGGGCCGCGGTTGCCCTCACCTACCCGAGCCTCTTTACCGCATGCGAGCGCAAGTGCGCCGATCGGACGGTGCGAGATACCTCGCCCAATGCCTGGGAGGCAATTTTCGGCCGTCTGCTTGCGCCCGGTGAATCCCATGAGAAGGATCGCCGCGCCTTTGAGCGGGAGAGTGCCGGCGACTGGATCGTCATCTCCGCGCTACGCTCGGGTCATCATGCCGGGATGACCGAGGTCATCGCCACGATCGGCGGCGCGCGGGCCACCGATGCGGAAGAGCGACGCTTTCTCGTGCCAAGCGACGAGTACGAGGTTGGCCGATTTGGCTTCGTCATCGATCCGGCGGACCACGCTGCCTATGACGGATCGTCGTCTTTCATCAACTGGCAGGCGCGGGTGACCGGTCCATGA
- a CDS encoding ArdC family protein — protein MSRKAEDERADIYARITDRIVADLEKGVKPWMKPWHAANTDGRITRPLRHDGQPYSGMNILLLWSEGMARGFTSPMWMTFKQALELGAAVRKGETGSTVVFASRFTKSETDGNGGEVDREIPFLKAHTVFNIEQIDGLPEHYHHRPVPVLDPVERVEHADRFFRNTGAVIRHGGSQAYYSPVTDHIQMPPFETFRDAASYVATLSHESCHWTARADRVGRDLSRYAKDKSERAREELIAELGSCFLCADLGIAPELEPRPDHASYLGSWLKILCDDRRAIFQAAAHAQRAVSFLHGLQSIQADERSAA, from the coding sequence ATGAGCAGGAAAGCCGAGGACGAACGCGCCGACATTTATGCACGGATCACGGACCGGATCGTTGCCGATCTGGAAAAGGGTGTAAAACCCTGGATGAAGCCTTGGCACGCGGCCAACACGGATGGTCGGATTACCCGGCCGCTACGCCACGACGGTCAGCCCTATTCGGGCATGAACATTCTCCTGTTATGGTCGGAGGGAATGGCGCGCGGCTTCACTTCACCCATGTGGATGACGTTCAAGCAGGCGCTTGAACTGGGAGCGGCGGTGCGCAAGGGCGAGACCGGTTCGACCGTCGTCTTCGCCAGCCGCTTCACCAAGTCCGAAACGGATGGCAATGGTGGCGAAGTCGACCGTGAAATCCCGTTTCTGAAGGCACATACGGTCTTCAACATCGAGCAGATCGACGGGTTGCCGGAACACTATCATCATCGACCGGTTCCGGTGCTCGATCCTGTCGAGCGGGTCGAGCACGCCGATCGCTTTTTCCGGAACACCGGCGCGGTCATTCGCCATGGAGGCTCGCAGGCCTACTACTCGCCGGTCACGGATCACATCCAGATGCCGCCGTTCGAGACCTTCCGCGACGCCGCGTCTTATGTGGCAACGCTGAGTCACGAAAGTTGCCATTGGACGGCGCGCGCCGATCGCGTCGGTCGCGATCTCAGCCGATATGCCAAAGACAAGAGCGAACGCGCCCGCGAGGAACTGATCGCCGAGCTCGGAAGCTGCTTCCTATGCGCCGATCTCGGAATCGCGCCGGAGCTGGAGCCCCGGCCGGACCATGCCTCTTACCTAGGCTCGTGGCTGAAGATTCTATGCGACGACAGGCGGGCTATTTTCCAGGCCGCGGCGCATGCCCAGCGTGCTGTCAGCTTCCTGCACGGTCTCCAGTCCATTCAGGCCGACGAGAGATCGGCTGCATAG